TGACGACCGTCCCCGCCGGCACGATTGTTGAAGAAGTAGAGCGTGAGCAGATCTTGCGAGACGCGATCGCTGCAGTAGCTGGACGCTGTGCAGAGATGATCCGCATGCTGTTCTTTGATTCTCCGGCCCTACCGTACGAGCACATCGCGCGCAAGCTTGGACTGGCAACCGGGTCAATCGGATTCATACGCGGGCGCTGCCTGGATCGCCTGAGGAAACAGCTTTTGTCGCGGGGTTGGAAATGAGCACCGCTGCCTCAATCGCAACGGCGAAACTCTCACTCCAGGAGCTCGCCGCAATTCCTGATGCGCAAGTGCGGAAGCAATCGCTCGCCGCTCGAAAAGGTAAGCTAGCCCTGGACGCGATTGTCGAGCTTGCGAATCAGGCTCGCGGGCTCTTACGAGTCGACGCACGGCAGTCTCTCAGTCTTGCGGAACTGGCAATAGACATCGCCGGAATCATTCAAAGTGAAGTCGGAATGGCCCATGCAATCCGCATTAAGGCCAACGCTTTGCATGCCCTAGGGCAATATTCAGCCGCTGTTGAACTGCACACAGAGGCCATCCGGTTATTTGACGCTGCTGCAGAAATGGAAGAAGTCGGAAGAACCCTCAGCGCCAGCATCCTTTCATTGAATTTGTGCGGAGACTACGACGCAGCTTTTGCGGCTGCCGACCGAGCGCGGCTCATCTTTACCCAATTGGGAGACGAGCTGCGGTTGTCTCGTCTCGACATCAACATTGGAAACGTCTTTTACCGCCAGGATCGATTTTCAGATGCCCTGGCCTGCTACCGCCGTGCGTATGAAGGTGTAATCAAGCACGGAAATAGCGAAGGCATCGCCGCAGCGCTGAGCAATCTTTCCATTTGTCTGATCGGTCTTGGTCAGTTCAAAGAGGCGCTTGAGAGCTATCAAAACGCGCGCGAGTATTGCGAGAAGCACGGCATGCCGTTGCTGGTTGCACAGGCCGACTACAACATAGCGTATCTGTACTTTTTGCGGGGGGAATACAGCCGAGCAATCGATATGCTTCGCTCCACGCGATTGCGCTGTAGCGAGATTGGTGATCGATATCATTATGGCCTCTGCAACCTCGACCTTTCGGAACTTTATCTGGAGCTCAACCTCAGTGCGGAAGCAGCCGAGCTTTCCCGCCTTGGCTCTGCTGAATTCGAGGCCCTCCAGATGGGCTATGAATCGGCCAAGTGTCTCGCTTTCGAAGCGATCGCGATGGGACAGCAGGGACAGGCGTTCCAGAGTTTGAAGGTCTTTGCTCGGTCTCGTGAGTTGTTCGTGAAGGAGAGGAACCAGGTCTGGCCGTCGCTGATCGACTTGTATCAGGCCCTGGTGCTGTTCAACGAAGGCAGACACTTCGAAGCTCGCAGGTTGGCAAAGTCTGCGCTGGAGTTCTTTGATTCTTCACTGTTGCCAGGAAAGGCCGTGCTCTGCCGGCTATTGCTCGCACGCATTGCTCAGCGAACTAACGACCTTGCAACTGCGCATAAGGAATGCAGTACGGCGATCGAGAAGCTAAAAGACATGCAGGCGCCGATGCTCCGGCATCAGGCGTATCTGCTGATGGGCCAAATGCATTCCCTTTCGGGAAACAGGAGAGAAGCATACGAATGCTTTCGAACTTCCCGCGAATCACTAGAGATGTTGCGCAGCAATCTACGCGGCCAGGAACTCAAGTTAGCTTTTCTGAAGAATCGCCTAGAAGTGTACGAATTGCTCGTGGACGCGTGCCTCTCTGGCCAACCTGGCGGAAACTCGCTCGAGGAGGCATTCGGATATATCGAAGAAGCCAAGTCGCGAACCTTGATGGACCAAATGCTGCAGCCGGTGTACTCCAGTGCGGATGAAAGCGGTCAAAGCGATCTCGTTCGCCGCATGCGCAGTCTGCGTGACGAGTTGAATTGGTATTACAGCCTCATCGAACTCGAGCAGCTTCGCCCGGAGCAGCGCTCTCCGGAGCACATAAAGCGGCTGGAGGAACAAGTCCGGGCGCGCGAGACGGATCTAATACGCGTTCTTCAGGAATCGAATCTTTCCGGGATCGACAATCCGGAAATGCAATTCAGCAAAAATATATCGATCGACGAAATACGCTCAGCGATTACTCCCGATACGCTCATTGTTGAATACTTCCAGACCGGCGATCGGATTCTCGCCTGCCTGCTTGGACAGGAACGCCTGCAAGTCCTGCCGGTCACGCTGGCCTCCCGAATCAGCAATGCATTGCGATTGCTGCAATTCCAACTCTCAAAGTTCCGGCTTGGCACTGAATACGCATCGGCGTTTCGCGACTCTCTAATTCAATCGACAAATACACACTTGAAGACGCTTTATGACGAGCTTCTGGCGCCCATTCGCGACCGCATGGATGCGAAGCATCTGCTTTTTGTGCCACACGGGGCTCTACACTACGTTCCTTTTCATGCGCTATTCGACGGTGACCGCTACTTAATCGATGACTACACGGTCTCGTACGCGCCAAGCGCGAGCATCTACGCCCTCTGTACTAAAAAGGCGGTAAACAAGTCCGGTGCAGCGTTGCTAATGGGAGTCCCAGATCAGAACACGCCATCGATCCTTGGTGAATTGCGTGCGTTGTGCAAGATCCTGCCGCATCCCAAGATGTTCGTTGGAAGATTCGCGAGCGAGTACGTTCTGAAAGATGTCGCACAAAGCGTACGGCTGATTCACATCGCAACGCATGGATACTTTCGGCAGGACAGCCCTATGTTCTCCTCGATCCGAATGGGGAACTCTTACTTGAGCTTGTACGACCTTTATCAGTTGCATTTACCCGTCGAACTCGTGACCTTGAGCGGCTGCGCCACGGGCTTGAACGTCGTCGCAGCGGGAGACGAACTGATTGGCCTTGCACGCGGGCTGTTCCAGGCAGGTGCGCAATCGTTGTTGTTAAGCCTGTGGGACGTCCACGATCAAAGTACAGCTGACTTTATGGCTGCTTTCTACCGACGGTTTCAGGCAGGCGAAGATAAGGCGACAGCCGTCCGTGGGGCGATGATCCAGATGCGCGAGAGCTATCCCCATCCTTATCAATGGGCTCCGTTTGTTTTGATGGGTAAGTACGCGGGCGGTTCCGCATGACCGAATTTTTT
This Terriglobales bacterium DNA region includes the following protein-coding sequences:
- a CDS encoding CHAT domain-containing protein, whose protein sequence is MSTAASIATAKLSLQELAAIPDAQVRKQSLAARKGKLALDAIVELANQARGLLRVDARQSLSLAELAIDIAGIIQSEVGMAHAIRIKANALHALGQYSAAVELHTEAIRLFDAAAEMEEVGRTLSASILSLNLCGDYDAAFAAADRARLIFTQLGDELRLSRLDINIGNVFYRQDRFSDALACYRRAYEGVIKHGNSEGIAAALSNLSICLIGLGQFKEALESYQNAREYCEKHGMPLLVAQADYNIAYLYFLRGEYSRAIDMLRSTRLRCSEIGDRYHYGLCNLDLSELYLELNLSAEAAELSRLGSAEFEALQMGYESAKCLAFEAIAMGQQGQAFQSLKVFARSRELFVKERNQVWPSLIDLYQALVLFNEGRHFEARRLAKSALEFFDSSLLPGKAVLCRLLLARIAQRTNDLATAHKECSTAIEKLKDMQAPMLRHQAYLLMGQMHSLSGNRREAYECFRTSRESLEMLRSNLRGQELKLAFLKNRLEVYELLVDACLSGQPGGNSLEEAFGYIEEAKSRTLMDQMLQPVYSSADESGQSDLVRRMRSLRDELNWYYSLIELEQLRPEQRSPEHIKRLEEQVRARETDLIRVLQESNLSGIDNPEMQFSKNISIDEIRSAITPDTLIVEYFQTGDRILACLLGQERLQVLPVTLASRISNALRLLQFQLSKFRLGTEYASAFRDSLIQSTNTHLKTLYDELLAPIRDRMDAKHLLFVPHGALHYVPFHALFDGDRYLIDDYTVSYAPSASIYALCTKKAVNKSGAALLMGVPDQNTPSILGELRALCKILPHPKMFVGRFASEYVLKDVAQSVRLIHIATHGYFRQDSPMFSSIRMGNSYLSLYDLYQLHLPVELVTLSGCATGLNVVAAGDELIGLARGLFQAGAQSLLLSLWDVHDQSTADFMAAFYRRFQAGEDKATAVRGAMIQMRESYPHPYQWAPFVLMGKYAGGSA